The sequence below is a genomic window from Draconibacterium halophilum.
GAAGTTGCTTTACTTACTGCTTCTTTCAACTCTTCCGGATCGATTGGTTTTAGCAGGTAATCAATGGCATTTGTTTTAATGGCGCGTAAAGCATATTCTTCGTAGGCTGTTGTAAAAATAATAGCGTAGTCTTCTTTTTGAATACTGGCCAGAAAATCAAACCCATTCTCTCCGGGCATCGAAATGTCAAGGAAGATTAATTGCACATCCCAATTGTTCAATAACTCCCGTCCCTGGCTGGCCGAACTGGCCGTATCACAGATATTAATATTCGGGCAATTACGCTCAAGTAATATTTTTAGTGCCTCCTGTACATTCTTCTCGTCGTCAATTATTATGGCGTTGTATGTGGTCATCACTAACAAAGATAGAATTAATTGCAAAAAATATTTTGTTTTTATATAAGCGGTAGGTTCTGGCGAATAAACGGTAATTTTCATTACCTCCGATTGATCTGTTCAAGCGTTTTTCTATCCAAACTCGCCGGTTAACATGGTATTAACATAAGAGTTAGTTGCTGACAATAAAAGACTTAGGGGTCTTTAACAATCGGTTAACGTTATTGCTTTAAACTTTATACATATATTGAAGTCATAGTTAATGAAAACAATAAATAGAAACAACAAGTTATGAAACGATTAAACAAAGTTCTTTTAACAGCAGCTCTTGCACTAATTGCAGGGGCAACATTGGCAACAGGAAATCTAAAAGTAAACATTTCAGAA
It includes:
- a CDS encoding LytR/AlgR family response regulator transcription factor, whose protein sequence is MKITVYSPEPTAYIKTKYFLQLILSLLVMTTYNAIIIDDEKNVQEALKILLERNCPNINICDTASSASQGRELLNNWDVQLIFLDISMPGENGFDFLASIQKEDYAIIFTTAYEEYALRAIKTNAIDYLLKPIDPEELKEAVSKATSHLDLRRQNQKIQNTYDESLNNLTRQANDGFVYAPKITVIEKFGFEIVEVEKIRYIEADGAYSVINLSGLEQVVSSKPVGEIEKILDPSIFVRIHKSTLINLNFLKGFSSFEGYYAILDDKTELAISRRKYNEFKEAVSNYSKSIE